Proteins encoded by one window of Methylosinus sp. PW1:
- a CDS encoding site-specific integrase — protein sequence MKISELDRERLIQFGRDRAKEGAGPVTLGIDLGYVKTILSHAAAVHGIQLSTEPTDLARIALNRLGLVGKGNERDRRPTPDEIDRIIARADVTPKLTIPLGRIVRIAIATAMRLDEICRVAWDDFDPDHKMLLVRDRKDPRRKSGNNQKIPLLDVSGYDACALVHEQKEASKSSKGRIFPYNSRSVGMAFRRTCRALKISDLHFHDLRHEGASRLFEAGFSIEQVALVTGHRDWKMLRRYTHLKPEQLHARKSGVAA from the coding sequence TTGAAGATTTCGGAGCTGGATCGAGAGCGGCTCATTCAATTCGGTCGCGATAGAGCGAAGGAAGGAGCCGGTCCCGTCACGCTCGGCATCGACCTCGGCTATGTCAAAACGATCCTGTCGCACGCAGCGGCGGTTCACGGCATCCAGCTTTCGACGGAGCCGACCGATCTCGCGCGCATCGCGCTGAACCGTCTGGGATTGGTCGGGAAAGGAAACGAACGTGATCGCCGGCCGACGCCGGACGAAATCGATCGCATTATCGCGCGAGCCGATGTGACGCCGAAGCTGACAATTCCATTGGGAAGGATCGTGCGGATCGCGATCGCGACCGCGATGCGCCTCGATGAAATTTGCCGCGTCGCTTGGGACGACTTCGATCCCGACCATAAGATGCTTCTCGTCAGAGATCGGAAAGACCCGCGCCGGAAGTCGGGAAACAATCAGAAGATTCCGCTTCTCGACGTGAGCGGCTATGACGCATGCGCTCTCGTTCACGAGCAGAAGGAAGCCTCGAAAAGCAGCAAGGGTCGAATTTTTCCGTATAACAGCCGGTCGGTAGGGATGGCGTTTCGTCGGACATGTCGCGCCCTCAAGATTTCCGACCTACATTTTCACGATTTACGGCATGAAGGCGCAAGTCGCCTTTTCGAGGCGGGCTTTTCGATCGAGCAGGTGGCGCTCGTCACAGGGCATCGAGACTGGAAGATGCTTCGACGATATACGCATCTCAAACCCGAGCAGTTGCATGCCCGGAAGAGTGGTGTGGCGGCGTGA
- a CDS encoding helix-turn-helix domain-containing protein: MTLSDIDFPTPSKGDDCRMVREILDLVGDKWTLYIIATLKDGPIRFNELRRRIDGISQRMLTITLRGLERDGLVKRTLFPTIPPRVDYELTNVGRTLLAPVMALVTWANSNQENIQNARVRYDAS, translated from the coding sequence ATGACACTTAGTGACATTGATTTTCCTACCCCCAGCAAAGGTGACGACTGCCGGATGGTTCGGGAAATCCTTGATCTCGTCGGCGACAAATGGACCCTGTACATCATCGCAACGCTCAAAGATGGACCAATTCGGTTCAATGAACTGCGGCGTCGGATCGACGGCATCTCACAACGGATGCTGACGATTACCTTGCGCGGACTGGAACGTGACGGGTTAGTGAAGCGGACATTGTTTCCTACTATTCCGCCGCGCGTTGATTATGAGTTGACGAATGTGGGACGGACGCTTCTTGCGCCCGTAATGGCTCTCGTTACGTGGGCGAACAGCAATCAGGAGAACATCCAAAACGCTCGCGTTCGATACGATGCAAGCTAG
- a CDS encoding FMN-dependent NADH-azoreductase: MTNILLVTSSPRGAESLSTRFATEIAEGFKVRLGGALLTRDLSFNPPPHITQAYIHGRVATPEARTPEQVKAVGLAQELVDEVKAADVIVLGSGMINFGPSSQLKAWFDHITWPGVTFGYSAAGRPQGLLTGKKVYLVTAAGGVFSEGDWVPFDFQTGYLRHLLGFIGLTDIEIVRVEGTVFGPEAAKAAIAATEAQVRSVLEKAA; the protein is encoded by the coding sequence ATGACCAACATCCTCCTCGTCACATCGAGCCCTCGTGGCGCCGAGAGCCTGTCCACCCGCTTCGCGACCGAGATCGCCGAAGGCTTCAAGGTTCGCTTGGGCGGCGCCCTTTTGACTCGCGATCTCTCGTTCAACCCACCGCCGCATATCACGCAGGCCTATATTCACGGCCGCGTCGCGACCCCCGAGGCGCGCACGCCCGAGCAGGTCAAAGCGGTCGGCCTTGCCCAGGAGCTCGTCGATGAGGTGAAGGCTGCTGACGTGATCGTCTTGGGTTCGGGCATGATCAATTTCGGCCCGTCGTCGCAGCTCAAAGCCTGGTTCGATCATATCACTTGGCCGGGCGTGACCTTTGGTTATAGCGCAGCCGGCAGGCCGCAGGGATTGCTGACCGGCAAGAAGGTCTATCTGGTCACTGCCGCAGGCGGCGTCTTCTCGGAAGGCGACTGGGTCCCCTTTGATTTCCAGACCGGCTATCTGCGCCACCTCTTGGGCTTCATCGGCCTGACCGACATCGAAATCGTCCGCGTGGAAGGCACCGTCTTCGGTCCTGAGGCGGCCAAGGCCGCCATCGCCGCCACCGAAGCCCAGGTTCGCTCGGTCTTGGAAAAGGCCGCCTGA